One window of the Anaeromyxobacter dehalogenans 2CP-C genome contains the following:
- a CDS encoding MFS transporter, with product MGTARTLTAAGGEPAFRGNDRLLLGIILGVLTFWLFAQTTLNIAPDMRRDLGTGESLMNIAVALTALFSGIFIVVMGGLADRVGRVRMVRLGFLASIAGSLLVGLAPAGGLAVAFLLAGRALQGLSGACIMPASLALVKAYWDGAERQRAISLWSIGSWGGSGVCSLFGGLVTQHLGWRWIFFASVLVAIAGLLLLRGTPESRAEGGAADYRFDLAGVLTFMVAMVALQVVVTQGNQLGWTSPASLGLVAATIVFGWLFLRIERRARSPFIDFGLFRSPTYTGATISNFLLNGVAGTLIVSLQLVQVGGGMSAQRAGVLTLGYAVAIIAFIRVGEKLLRRFGARRPMLWGCAITGASILLLAPSNVMLARYEVMAVIGYTLFGVGLAFYATPSTDAALSNLPASQAGAGSGLYKMASSLGAAFGVAISAAIFTALRAAPQSVSWLEGVITFQGRQDNLAVREAAIIALGFNELMVVVAIVSIVLTIPEGERRQGA from the coding sequence ATGGGCACGGCGCGCACCCTCACGGCGGCAGGCGGGGAGCCGGCGTTCCGCGGCAACGACCGCCTCCTGCTCGGCATCATCCTGGGCGTCCTGACCTTCTGGCTGTTCGCGCAGACGACGCTCAACATCGCGCCGGACATGCGCCGGGACCTCGGCACCGGCGAGAGCCTGATGAACATCGCGGTCGCGCTCACCGCGCTGTTCTCCGGCATCTTCATCGTGGTGATGGGCGGCCTCGCCGATCGCGTCGGGCGCGTGCGGATGGTCAGGCTGGGCTTCCTGGCGAGCATCGCCGGCTCGCTGCTGGTCGGCCTCGCGCCGGCCGGCGGCCTGGCGGTGGCGTTCCTGCTGGCGGGGCGCGCGCTGCAGGGGCTCTCGGGGGCGTGCATCATGCCGGCGAGCCTCGCGCTCGTGAAGGCGTACTGGGACGGCGCGGAGCGGCAGCGCGCGATCAGCCTGTGGTCGATCGGCTCCTGGGGCGGCTCGGGGGTGTGCTCCCTGTTCGGCGGGCTCGTGACGCAGCACCTGGGCTGGCGCTGGATCTTCTTCGCGTCGGTGCTGGTCGCCATCGCCGGCCTGCTGCTGCTCCGGGGGACGCCGGAGAGCCGGGCCGAGGGCGGCGCGGCGGACTACCGGTTCGACCTCGCCGGCGTGCTCACGTTCATGGTCGCGATGGTGGCGCTGCAGGTGGTGGTCACGCAGGGGAACCAGCTCGGCTGGACCAGCCCGGCGTCGCTCGGCCTCGTCGCCGCGACGATCGTCTTCGGCTGGCTGTTCCTCCGGATCGAGCGCCGGGCCCGCAGCCCCTTCATCGACTTCGGGCTGTTCCGGAGCCCGACCTACACCGGCGCGACCATCTCGAACTTCCTGCTGAACGGCGTCGCCGGGACGCTGATCGTGTCGCTGCAGCTCGTGCAGGTGGGCGGCGGCATGAGCGCCCAGCGCGCCGGCGTCCTGACGCTGGGCTACGCCGTCGCCATCATCGCGTTCATCCGCGTGGGCGAGAAGCTCCTCCGGCGCTTCGGCGCGCGCCGGCCCATGCTCTGGGGGTGCGCGATCACCGGCGCCTCGATCCTGCTGCTCGCCCCGTCCAACGTGATGCTGGCGCGGTACGAGGTGATGGCCGTGATCGGCTACACCTTGTTCGGCGTCGGGCTGGCGTTCTACGCGACGCCGTCCACCGACGCGGCGCTCTCGAACCTGCCCGCGTCGCAGGCCGGCGCCGGGTCCGGCCTCTACAAGATGGCGTCCTCGCTCGGCGCCGCGTTCGGCGTCGCGATCTCCGCCGCGATCTTCACGGCGCTGCGCGCCGCGCCGCAGAGCGTGAGCTGGCTCGAGGGGGTGATCACGTTCCAGGGCCGGCAGGACAACCTGGCCGTGCGGGAGGCCGCCATCATCGCGCTGGGCTTCAACGAGCTGATGGTCGTCGTCGCGATCGTCTCCATCGTCCTCACCATCCCGGAGGGCGAGCGGCGCCAGGGCGCCTGA
- a CDS encoding right-handed parallel beta-helix repeat-containing protein, protein MKTTIIAGRLALACGAVLLGLGGGGVARATECGDLVTSSLKLEKDLTCETSGLVIGADDVTIDLGGHTIASVPGAPGDVAWSGVKTEHTMTLRNVRVMNGTIVGFRWGVAIRHGTAGAAIQNLAFADQADASVFVRDSSGVRITNVKVTDSGPISILNAGDVRISMAAIALASRSPAIIARNSAGVSIRTLAASGPIPSYYGDVVEPDSGILFERVTNADVQGVYVRGFKDGVGFTCPGCAPGDVPNSGSVRDSVFTDDQAGVNVEYASNVTVAGNHVARAGRWHPVYWFVGGGITAAECTGLAVVDNAVSDSLQGLGFMDVTASRIEGNKVLDNVLSGIGLNIQVGGSFGNTVASNIVLGTSTGFDIWAASGPNTWKGNLCRTASGEGVACAIVVP, encoded by the coding sequence ATGAAGACCACGATCATCGCGGGGCGTCTGGCCCTGGCGTGCGGAGCGGTGCTGCTCGGACTCGGAGGAGGAGGCGTCGCACGCGCGACCGAGTGCGGCGACCTGGTCACCTCGAGCCTGAAGCTGGAGAAGGACCTGACCTGCGAGACGAGCGGGCTCGTCATCGGCGCCGATGACGTGACGATCGACCTCGGCGGTCACACCATCGCGAGCGTCCCGGGTGCGCCCGGCGACGTCGCCTGGTCCGGGGTGAAGACCGAACACACGATGACGCTGCGGAACGTCCGCGTGATGAACGGCACCATCGTCGGCTTCCGGTGGGGCGTCGCGATCCGCCACGGCACGGCCGGCGCGGCCATCCAGAACCTCGCCTTCGCCGACCAGGCCGACGCGAGCGTGTTCGTGCGCGACAGCAGCGGCGTGCGCATCACGAACGTCAAGGTGACGGACTCCGGGCCCATCTCGATCCTGAACGCCGGCGACGTCCGCATCTCGATGGCCGCGATCGCCCTCGCGAGCCGCAGCCCGGCGATCATCGCGCGGAACAGCGCCGGCGTGTCGATCCGGACGCTGGCGGCGTCCGGCCCCATCCCGAGCTACTACGGCGACGTCGTCGAGCCCGACAGCGGCATCCTGTTCGAGCGCGTGACGAACGCCGACGTGCAGGGCGTGTACGTCCGCGGCTTCAAGGACGGCGTGGGCTTCACGTGCCCGGGCTGCGCCCCCGGCGACGTGCCGAACTCCGGGAGCGTCAGGGACAGCGTGTTCACCGACGACCAGGCCGGCGTGAACGTCGAGTACGCCTCCAACGTCACCGTCGCCGGCAATCACGTCGCGCGCGCCGGGCGCTGGCACCCGGTGTACTGGTTCGTGGGCGGCGGGATCACCGCCGCCGAGTGCACCGGCCTCGCGGTGGTGGACAACGCGGTGAGCGACAGCCTGCAGGGGCTCGGCTTCATGGACGTCACCGCCTCGAGGATCGAGGGGAACAAGGTGCTCGACAACGTGCTCTCCGGCATCGGGCTCAACATCCAGGTGGGCGGATCCTTCGGGAACACGGTCGCGTCCAACATCGTGCTCGGGACGAGCACGGGATTCGACATCTGGGCCGCGAGCGGGCCGAACACCTGGAAGGGCAACCTGTGCCGCACCGCGTCCGGCGAGGGCGTCGCCTGCGCGATCGTGGTTCCGTGA
- a CDS encoding alpha/beta fold hydrolase, whose translation MIRIPPPPRRPLTAALLAALALAPAALPARTAAAPAGQATAAVQVRYRTATVDGVEVFYREAGRPGAPAVLLLHGFPTSSHMFRNLIPALADRYHVIAPDYPGFGHSAMPARDAFAYTFDRYAQVVEALTEQLGLRRYALYVMDYGAPVGFRLATAHPERVTALVVQNGNAYDEGIEAFWDPIKAYWASGSAEDREAIRWLTSLKATHWQYTNGVPDPSLVSPDTWTVDQARLDRPGNPEIQLDLFYDYRTNLPLYAAWQAYFRAHRPPTLVVWGKNDAIFVAAGAEPYRRDNPAAEVHLLDTGHFALETHGPEIARLVREFLGRSVRTKAAAN comes from the coding sequence GTGATCCGCATCCCCCCTCCCCCACGCCGCCCGCTCACCGCGGCGCTCCTCGCCGCGCTGGCGCTCGCCCCGGCCGCCCTGCCCGCCCGCACCGCCGCCGCGCCGGCGGGCCAGGCGACGGCCGCCGTCCAGGTCCGCTACCGGACCGCCACCGTGGACGGCGTGGAGGTCTTCTACCGGGAGGCCGGCCGGCCCGGCGCGCCGGCGGTGCTCCTGCTGCACGGGTTCCCGACGTCCTCGCACATGTTCCGCAACCTCATCCCGGCGCTCGCCGACCGCTACCACGTGATCGCCCCCGACTACCCCGGCTTCGGCCACTCCGCCATGCCGGCCCGCGACGCGTTCGCGTACACGTTCGACCGCTACGCGCAGGTGGTGGAGGCGCTCACCGAGCAGCTCGGGCTGCGCCGCTACGCGCTCTACGTGATGGACTACGGCGCGCCGGTGGGCTTCCGCCTCGCCACCGCGCACCCGGAGCGCGTGACCGCGCTCGTGGTCCAGAACGGCAACGCGTACGACGAGGGGATCGAGGCGTTCTGGGATCCCATCAAGGCGTACTGGGCGTCGGGCAGCGCGGAGGACCGCGAGGCGATCCGCTGGCTGACCTCGCTGAAGGCCACGCACTGGCAGTACACGAACGGCGTGCCCGACCCGTCGCTGGTGAGCCCGGACACCTGGACCGTGGACCAGGCCCGGCTCGACCGCCCCGGCAACCCGGAGATCCAGCTCGACCTGTTCTACGACTACCGCACCAACCTGCCGCTCTACGCGGCGTGGCAGGCCTACTTCCGGGCGCACCGCCCGCCCACGCTGGTGGTCTGGGGGAAGAACGACGCCATCTTCGTCGCCGCCGGCGCGGAGCCGTACCGGCGCGACAACCCGGCCGCCGAGGTCCACCTGCTCGACACCGGCCACTTCGCGCTCGAGACGCACGGGCCGGAGATCGCGCGGCTCGTCCGCGAGTTCCTCGGGCGCTCGGTCCGGACGAAGGCGGCGGCGAACTGA
- a CDS encoding RNA polymerase sigma factor, which yields MTASQDDDIGRIVRETAPRLYRLAARLTGDLAEAEDVLQESYVRACAGLGGRAFQRRSSIETWLHRIVVNASLDALRARRRRSARETHAAPADEVLDPGASLEARAALRELSEWLDELPAEQRVALVLKEIEGHSASEVARLLGCSEGAVEQRLVRARTFLRERRKHA from the coding sequence GTGACGGCGAGCCAGGATGACGACATCGGGCGGATCGTCCGGGAGACCGCCCCGCGGCTCTACCGTCTCGCGGCGCGCCTCACCGGCGACCTCGCGGAGGCCGAGGACGTGCTGCAGGAGAGCTACGTTCGCGCGTGCGCCGGGCTGGGCGGGCGCGCGTTCCAGCGTCGCTCGTCGATCGAGACGTGGCTGCACCGCATCGTGGTGAACGCCTCGCTCGACGCGCTCCGCGCCCGCCGCCGCAGGAGCGCCCGCGAGACGCACGCCGCGCCGGCCGACGAGGTGCTCGACCCGGGCGCCTCGCTCGAGGCCCGCGCCGCGCTGCGCGAGCTGTCGGAGTGGCTGGACGAGCTGCCCGCCGAGCAGCGGGTGGCGCTCGTGCTGAAGGAGATCGAGGGGCACAGCGCGAGCGAGGTGGCGAGGCTGCTGGGCTGCTCGGAGGGCGCGGTGGAGCAGCGGCTGGTGCGCGCGCGTACGTTCCTGCGCGAGAGGAGGAAGCATGCGTGA
- a CDS encoding SDR family oxidoreductase, producing MTKPLEGKVALVAGATRAAGRGIAVELGAAGATVYCTGRTTRTRRSEMDRPETIEETAELVTRAGGRGIAVAVDHLVPAEVRALVERIDREQGALHVLVNDIFGGTKMEWNKTVWESDLEYGLHTLRLAVDTHAITAHHALPLLIRSPGGLVVEVTDGTAEYNARNYRVSFFYDLVKAANLRMAWSLGHELAPHRATAVAITPGWLRSELMLELFGVTEASWRDALEKEPHFAISETPAFVGRAVAALAADPEVARWNGQSLSSGQLAKVYGFTDVDGSRPDAWRYMVEVQDPGKPADVTGYR from the coding sequence ATGACGAAGCCCCTGGAAGGAAAGGTCGCCCTCGTGGCCGGCGCGACGCGGGCCGCCGGACGCGGGATCGCGGTCGAGCTCGGCGCCGCAGGTGCGACCGTGTACTGCACCGGCCGCACCACGCGCACGCGGCGCTCGGAGATGGACCGTCCCGAGACGATCGAGGAGACGGCCGAGCTCGTGACGCGCGCCGGCGGGCGCGGCATCGCGGTGGCGGTGGACCACCTCGTGCCGGCGGAGGTCCGCGCGCTGGTGGAGCGGATCGACCGCGAGCAGGGCGCGCTGCACGTGCTCGTGAACGACATCTTCGGCGGCACGAAGATGGAGTGGAACAAGACGGTGTGGGAGTCCGACCTCGAGTACGGCCTCCACACGCTCCGGCTCGCGGTGGACACGCACGCCATCACCGCGCACCACGCCCTGCCGCTCCTCATCCGCTCGCCGGGCGGGCTGGTGGTGGAGGTGACCGACGGCACCGCCGAGTACAACGCGCGGAACTACCGCGTGTCGTTCTTCTACGACCTCGTCAAGGCCGCCAACCTGCGCATGGCCTGGTCGCTCGGGCACGAGCTCGCGCCGCACCGCGCTACTGCGGTCGCGATCACCCCCGGCTGGCTGCGGTCGGAGCTGATGCTGGAGCTGTTCGGCGTCACCGAGGCGAGCTGGCGCGACGCGCTGGAGAAGGAGCCGCACTTCGCCATCTCCGAGACGCCGGCCTTCGTCGGGCGGGCGGTGGCCGCGCTGGCCGCGGATCCCGAGGTGGCCCGCTGGAACGGCCAGTCGCTCTCGAGCGGCCAGCTCGCGAAGGTGTACGGGTTCACCGACGTGGACGGGAGCCGGCCCGACGCCTGGCGCTACATGGTCGAGGTGCAGGATCCGGGCAAGCCGGCGGACGTGACCGGGTACCGGTGA
- a CDS encoding LysR family transcriptional regulator — MDRLHQLQVFVAVADAGGFARAGARLRLSPPAVTRAVAALEARVGARLFNRTTRTVRPTEAGLRFLEPARRVLADLETAEREAAGEGAAPSGHLTLTASVTFGRWALAPVVRAFLRAQPGVGATLVLVDRVVNLVEEGVDVAVRIGQLPDSDLVARKVGEIRRVLVASPAYLRAHGAPASPARLREHAAIAFTGLQPGREWRFADGGRQVAVPVAPRLVVNDALAALDAAEAGDGLTLALSYMVAERIAAGRLVPVLGRFAPPPVPVQLVHPHARLVAPKVRAFVDFAAPRLAAAIAALPAIPERPARSARSARRTARASRA; from the coding sequence ATGGACCGGCTGCACCAGCTGCAGGTGTTCGTGGCCGTGGCGGACGCGGGCGGGTTCGCGCGGGCGGGCGCGCGGCTCCGCCTCTCGCCGCCCGCGGTGACCCGCGCCGTCGCCGCGCTGGAGGCGCGGGTCGGCGCGCGCCTGTTCAACCGGACCACCCGCACCGTGCGGCCCACCGAGGCCGGCCTCCGGTTCCTCGAGCCCGCGCGGCGGGTGCTCGCGGACCTCGAGACCGCCGAGCGCGAGGCCGCCGGCGAGGGCGCGGCGCCGTCCGGCCACCTGACGCTCACCGCCTCGGTGACGTTCGGCCGCTGGGCGCTCGCGCCGGTGGTGCGCGCGTTCCTGCGGGCCCAGCCTGGGGTCGGCGCCACGCTCGTGCTGGTGGACCGGGTGGTGAACCTGGTGGAGGAGGGCGTGGACGTGGCCGTACGCATCGGGCAGCTCCCCGACTCCGACCTGGTGGCGCGCAAGGTCGGCGAGATCCGGCGGGTGCTGGTGGCGAGCCCGGCCTACCTGCGCGCGCACGGGGCCCCGGCCTCGCCGGCCCGCCTCCGCGAGCACGCCGCGATCGCGTTCACCGGCCTGCAGCCCGGCCGCGAGTGGCGCTTCGCCGACGGCGGCCGGCAGGTGGCGGTGCCGGTCGCGCCGCGCCTGGTGGTGAACGACGCGCTCGCGGCGCTGGACGCCGCCGAGGCCGGTGACGGCCTCACGCTCGCGCTCTCGTACATGGTGGCGGAGCGGATCGCGGCCGGGCGCCTCGTCCCGGTGCTGGGCCGCTTCGCGCCACCGCCGGTGCCGGTCCAGCTCGTCCACCCGCACGCGCGGCTCGTCGCGCCGAAGGTGCGCGCGTTCGTGGACTTCGCGGCCCCGCGCCTCGCGGCCGCGATCGCGGCCCTGCCGGCCATCCCGGAGCGCCCGGCCCGGTCGGCCCGGTCGGCCCGGCGCACGGCGCGCGCTAGCCGCGCATGA
- a CDS encoding DUF2314 domain-containing protein has protein sequence MSWWKRKPAVEQAGSVLFRGKWAARPEDFASLGDRDVRLGAVTRGAAGGWSAKLAHDRWGEATLVVLPDPPLPPGGLVDMDGRLTRAEKDAAKACQYAVAITTGSRSGNVLADRKDLLRFLRAIMGDEGVVAVDHQSQAFWSRDGLDDELAHDADLDIDAIYTMHLLYDPDAPADGEDGSGAVFWLHSHGLKEIGFWDFDVLQPDPAVHGHAHDLLRALAFGVVEGRLALDGTPMPLADSGQVRAVPARTFLAGTGRDHADYRSSVDDEHLTGHAVICDPASGGWPPRLLGRGAPRPSRLLRDPVPEEVLIRYSTGATELMARRARETLGVLRGAVEELAEFGFGALVKLGVRVDGGAEDDREHLWFEVHGFQPDAVDATLVNTPFHVAGLKQGDRGVHSLDLLSDWVMFTPAGRIDPRQTRTLRMIREHLPELREAMRADA, from the coding sequence ATGAGCTGGTGGAAGCGGAAGCCTGCGGTCGAGCAGGCCGGTTCGGTCCTGTTCCGCGGCAAGTGGGCGGCGCGGCCGGAGGACTTCGCCTCGCTGGGCGACCGGGACGTGCGCCTGGGCGCGGTGACGCGCGGCGCCGCGGGCGGCTGGTCCGCGAAGCTCGCGCACGACCGCTGGGGCGAGGCGACGCTGGTGGTCCTCCCCGACCCGCCGCTCCCGCCGGGCGGCCTCGTCGACATGGACGGACGGCTGACGCGCGCGGAGAAGGACGCGGCGAAGGCGTGCCAGTACGCGGTGGCCATCACCACCGGCTCGCGTTCGGGGAACGTGCTCGCCGACCGCAAGGACCTGCTGCGCTTCCTGCGGGCGATCATGGGCGACGAGGGGGTGGTCGCGGTGGACCACCAGAGCCAGGCGTTCTGGTCCCGCGACGGCCTCGACGACGAGCTCGCCCACGACGCAGACCTCGACATCGACGCCATCTACACCATGCACCTGCTGTACGACCCGGACGCGCCGGCCGACGGCGAGGACGGGAGCGGGGCGGTGTTCTGGCTCCACAGCCACGGCCTGAAGGAGATCGGGTTCTGGGACTTCGACGTGCTCCAGCCGGACCCGGCGGTGCACGGCCACGCGCACGATCTGCTCCGCGCGCTCGCCTTCGGCGTGGTCGAGGGGCGGCTCGCGCTGGACGGGACGCCCATGCCGCTCGCCGATTCAGGGCAGGTCCGCGCCGTTCCGGCGCGCACCTTCCTCGCCGGCACGGGCCGCGACCACGCCGACTACCGGTCTTCCGTGGACGACGAGCACCTGACCGGCCACGCCGTCATCTGCGATCCGGCGAGCGGAGGCTGGCCCCCGCGGCTGCTCGGCCGCGGCGCGCCGCGCCCGTCGCGCCTCCTGCGGGACCCGGTGCCGGAGGAGGTGCTGATCCGGTACTCGACCGGCGCCACGGAGCTCATGGCGCGGCGCGCCCGGGAGACGCTCGGCGTCCTGCGCGGCGCGGTCGAGGAGCTCGCGGAGTTCGGGTTCGGGGCGCTGGTGAAGCTCGGCGTCCGCGTGGACGGCGGGGCAGAGGACGACCGCGAGCACCTGTGGTTCGAGGTGCATGGCTTCCAGCCGGACGCGGTGGACGCCACCCTCGTCAACACGCCCTTCCACGTCGCGGGCCTGAAGCAGGGCGATCGCGGCGTCCACTCGCTGGACCTGCTCAGCGACTGGGTGATGTTCACGCCGGCGGGCCGGATCGATCCGCGCCAGACGCGCACGCTCCGCATGATCCGCGAGCACCTCCCGGAGCTCCGGGAGGCGATGCGCGCGGACGCCTAG